One window of the Punica granatum isolate Tunisia-2019 unplaced genomic scaffold, ASM765513v2 Contig00108, whole genome shotgun sequence genome contains the following:
- the LOC116190063 gene encoding uncharacterized protein LOC116190063 produces MGITAAIDSALREATAIESGLPCRFQLAHAGGQPAANPAAEQPSNVPSGSEMAGSSRSPGWTTLFDFEGEEGAQPDPQNAPENPVAPGEADILPPVPYPYHEDEVIGGDSVLSIRERLLGSHSNRSAEEIYLAHLDAEDRFEVKVDIIRHMAVLDPSGDWEGRGARALDNPRTSTGEDSLKNLSRLRDQLHDGGVQSDAFKK; encoded by the exons ATGGGCATTACCGCAGCTATTGACTCAGCTCTTAGAGAAGCCACTGCTATTGAATCGGGATTGCCTTG TAGGTTCCAGCTTGCACATGCAGGAGGTCAACCTGCTGCCAATCCTGCAGCGGAGCAACCCTCCAACGTGCCGTCAGGCAGTGAAATGGCGGGTAGCAGTAGGAGCCCCGGTTGGACTACTCTTTTCGATTTTGAAGGCGAAGAAGGGGCCCAGCCGGACCCCCAAAACGCCCCCGAGAATCCAGTAGCTCCCGGGGAAGCAGATATTCTCCCTCCCGTACCCTACCCCTATCACGAGGATGAAGTGATCGGAGGCGATAGTGTTCTATCTATACGGGAGCGCCTCTTAGGATCACACTCCAACCGCTCGGCAGAGGAGATTTACTTGGCCCATCTTGACGCAGAAGACCGCTTCGAAGTCAAGGTGGATATCATACGGCATATGGCCGTACTTGATCCAAGTGGCGATTGGGAGGGACGCGGGGCCCGGGCCCTGGATAATCCACGTACCTCCACGGGAGAGGACTCCTTAAAGAATCTCTCTCGCCTGCGAGACCAGCTCCATGATGGGGGAGTACAATCCGATGcctttaaaaaatga
- the LOC116190064 gene encoding uncharacterized protein LOC116190064 codes for MDELGKAVSQFYPSEGMFSSGGSSMPPSGPSDPTSWVLTSADQGEGPSSVQNPGGNGAGDGAGPSNQPAFVRNLSLESSIRNRVACLERDHSPFLFEEQRGKYWNLFVSNTGEASSQEEYNVILATENTYLEICERRHECYTIFEELLAAHPSLAEKACYSPQETFIDFFTEKRDELEGVVGLSLNQRDRLEFAFLGHVKEDLQERGANSIYIKLLLGSE; via the coding sequence ATGGATGAGCTGGGAAAGGCAGTTTCCCAATTCTACCCATCGGAGGGAATGTTTAGTTCTGGTGGATCAAGTATGCCTCCGTCTGGGCCTTCGGACCCCACGTCGTGGGTCTTAACGAGTGCGGACCAGGGCGAGGGACCTTCTTCGGTCCAAAACCCAGGCGGGAACGGGGCAGGCGATGGAGCGGGACCTTCGAACCAGCCTGCCTTTGTTCGAAATCTGAGTTTAGAAAGCTCTATCCGAAATAGAGTTGCTTGTCTCGAAAGGGATCACAGTCCCTTTCTATTTGAAGAACAAAGGGGAAAGTATTGGAATCTTTTTGTGTCAAACACAGGGGAAGCATCCTCTCAAGAGGAATATAACGTAATCCTAGCGACGGAAAATACATACCTGGAAATCTGTGAAAGGAGACATGAGTGTTATACTATCTTTGAGGAATTGCTTGCTGCACATCCTTCCTTGGCTGAAAAGGCCTGCTACAGTCCTCAAGAAACCTTTATAGACTTCTTTACGGAGAAGCGGGACGAGCTGGAAGGAGTAGTAGGATTAAGCCTTAACCAAAGAGACAGGCTAGAATTCGCATTCTTGGGGCATGTGAAGGAAGATCTCCAAGAAAGGGGAGCAAACTCTATCTATATCAAACTTCTTCTTGGAAGCGAATAA